A part of Thiomicrorhabdus sediminis genomic DNA contains:
- a CDS encoding class I SAM-dependent methyltransferase codes for MDNIAQLKQDLTIHAELKGHALTFRSTWGIFSPREIDSGTDLFLKHLELAEDEICLDLGCGYGPIGLTMAACAPKGQVHMVDKDFVAIEYANKNAELNGLHNAKAYLSNGLSKVPKDIQFTTVVSNIPAKVGKEMLSIMLHDIHQQLAPGGQLVVVTINGLRQYMKRNFNEVFGNYEKVKQGKDYTISRCVKQ; via the coding sequence ATGGATAATATTGCACAACTGAAACAGGATTTAACAATCCATGCCGAATTGAAAGGACATGCCTTAACTTTCCGGTCAACTTGGGGGATATTTTCACCGCGTGAAATTGATTCGGGTACAGACCTGTTTTTGAAGCACCTGGAACTGGCTGAAGATGAAATTTGTTTGGATCTGGGTTGTGGTTACGGGCCTATCGGTTTGACTATGGCAGCATGTGCGCCGAAAGGACAAGTGCATATGGTGGATAAGGATTTTGTCGCCATTGAGTATGCCAATAAAAATGCCGAGTTGAATGGTCTGCATAATGCCAAGGCTTATCTGTCGAACGGTTTAAGTAAAGTGCCAAAAGATATTCAATTCACCACTGTGGTTTCCAATATCCCCGCCAAGGTCGGTAAAGAGATGCTAAGCATTATGTTGCATGACATTCATCAACAGCTCGCTCCGGGCGGTCAGTTGGTGGTGGTCACCATTAACGGTTTGCGTCAGTATATGAAGCGTAACTTCAATGAAGTCTTCGGTAACTACGAAAAGGTCAAGCAAGGTAAGGATTACACTATTTCACGTTGCGTTAAACAGTAG
- a CDS encoding CZB domain-containing protein, which yields MVFKMDIYQAFMGLNDLQPEDLVDHHNCRLGHWYYQGEGVEHFSKLDGYKQVEPPHQLVHSAGKQALQYFRQGNMELAMQALEMMEKASKDVQNYLSMIAESGELNSDVLCASGS from the coding sequence ATGGTGTTTAAGATGGATATCTATCAGGCGTTTATGGGGTTGAACGATTTGCAGCCGGAAGATCTGGTCGACCATCATAACTGCCGATTGGGGCATTGGTACTATCAAGGCGAAGGGGTTGAGCACTTTTCGAAGCTGGATGGTTATAAGCAGGTAGAACCGCCACATCAATTAGTTCATAGTGCCGGTAAACAGGCATTGCAATATTTCCGTCAAGGCAATATGGAGCTTGCCATGCAAGCCTTGGAGATGATGGAAAAAGCCAGTAAAGATGTGCAGAATTATTTGAGCATGATTGCCGAATCGGGCGAGCTCAATAGCGATGTGCTGTGCGCCTCTGGAAGCTAG